Below is a window of Bos javanicus breed banteng chromosome 6, ARS-OSU_banteng_1.0, whole genome shotgun sequence DNA.
gagcTTGAgggtactatgctaagtgaaataagtcagagaaagaccaaAACTATGTGTATAACTTTTATGTGTGAtctaaaaaacaagcaaatgaacaagcaaaacagaacagaaacagactcatacacAGAGCAAACTGGTGGTTGTCACAGGGAAAGAGGGCATGGAGGAACAGACAAATaggtgaaggagattaagagatacacttccagtcataaaataaataagtcaaaggGATGTAATAAACAGCatagagaatatagccaataataTTGTTATAACTTTGTAtgatgacagatggtaactagactcacccaccaggctctcccgtccccgggattctccaggcaagaacactggagtgggttgccatttccttctccaatgcaggaaagtgaaaagtgaaagtgaagtcgctcagttgaatccgactcatagcgaccccatggactgcagcctaccaggctcctccatccgtgggattttccaggcaagagtactggagtggggtgccattgccttctccgaactagaTTCATAGTGGTGACCAGTTCATAATGTAAGTAAGTGTCAAgccactatgttgtacacctgaaactaacacaatattacgtgtcaactatttgttgttgttcagcctctaagttgtgcccgactctttatgaccccatgaactgtagcatgccggtcttccctgtccttcactagctccctgagtttgctcaaaatcatgtccattgagtcagtgatgccatctatactttcataaaaaataaagtaaaatgaaatagaggagcaataatacagaaaaaattccacatatatagcAAACAATAATCCTTAATATACCAAGAATTCCTATATATTCAACATACACAAAACAGTCCAGTAAAAATGGGTAATGGATAGAcgcacagaaagaataaaatgctgaGTCCCGAGACAAAGGGAACGCAGACTCTGCCACCGTTGCTGCCGCCGCCGCCTAGTACGCCTCGCTCGCCGGGCCGGGCCGCCCGAGGGACGCGAACATGGCTGGGATCGCCCTCAGCAGACTCGCCCAGGAGAGGAAAGCTTGGAGAAAAGACCACCCGTTTGGTTTCGTGGCTGTCCCAACAAAGAACCCTGACGGCACGATGAACCTCATGAATTGGGAGTGCGCCATTCCTGGGAAGAAGGGGACCCCATGGGAAGGAGGCTTGTTTAAACTACGGATGCTGTTCAAAGACGATTACCCATCCTCACCACCAAAATGCAAGTTTGAACCGCCGCTGTTCCACCCAAACGTGTACCCCTCAGGCACAGTGTGCCTGTCcatcctggaggaggacaaggaCTGGCGGCCAGCCATCACCATCAAGTAGATCTTATTAGGAATACAGGAACTTCTAAACGAACCAAATATCCAAGACCCAGCTCAAGCAGAGGCCTACACGATCTACTGCCAAAACAGAGTGGAATAGGAGAAAAGGGTTCGAGCACAAGCCAATAAGTTTGCTCCCTCATAAGCAGCGACCTGTGGCATCGTAAAAGGAAGGGATTGGTTTGGCAAGAACTTGTTTACAACATTTTTGCAAATCTAACGTTGCTCTACAATTACTGGTCACCTGGGAAGGGTGGGCGGGTGCCATTTTCCATTTCCGCCACTGGTACAGTCTCGACTTGCTGAATTGCCCAGTTTTTCATACAGGGTCTCTTCCTTCAGTCTTTTGTATTTTTGATTGTTATGTAaaacttgcttttattttaatattgatgTCAGTATTTCAACTGCTgtaaaattataaacttttatACTTGGATGAGTCCTGAGGAGCGCGTTCCCAGAGCTGCACTTAGCCTCCCGCTGGCCGCATGACGCGGGAAAGCAGAGCTGCCCGCCCCCAgagccccagagccccagccaGCCAGCTTCGCGTTTCTGCATCACTTCCTTTGTGTTTATATGGCGTTTGTCTGTGTTGCTGTTTAGAGTAAATAAActgtttatataaaaaaaaaaaagaaagaaagaataaaatgctattcccagaagaaaagacaaaacGGTCAATAAGCATTAAATaataagcagaaaataaaagtgaaaacaataataaaataccaGTGCTTAGCTATCGGAATGACCAAAAAGATAAAGAGTTTGACTATATCAAGTGTCGGCAGGTGTACGGACAGAGAAATGTGGGAAAACAGCCCTTTCATTACAACTGCCACTTCAGAGGGCAATGATTAGTGTCTATCAAACCAAAAACAGACATACCCCGTGGCCCAATAATCCCGCTTCTCAGTATCTCCTCTAGAGAAACACCCATGAGCGTAAGAATCTTTGTAAGCATTGCTTATAATTCTACAGACAAGCCTAAAAAGGAGACAGGCTAAATATTATGAAATGTTACGTGTTGCATCTTGGGGTAGTAGGCAACTGCATACAGAGGGACAGTATTTTACtatgttttgtaaaaaaaaaaaaaacactcatacACACATTGGTCCTTACTCAAATTCACAAGAAGTACCAAACATGCATTTACATATCTATCACAGCTTAAACAGCATCCACAAACCTACAACTGTAGCTGCTGGAGGGAGGAAGAATGTATTATGTCTGGGGTGCCAGAGGAAAACTGACCCATTTCTGTCAAACTTTAATTTGGGAAGAGAAGCATTAGCCATGTACTCTTGGTGCAGTTTACACTACATGTAAAACAGCCAATGTGTTTTTTGATGGTATGCAAATAAAAGAATCATTCCTTAAGCAAGTGCCAAGACTGAAGACATAGTTTGGCACTTCCCACGGAGTCCGACCAGTACCGATTACCTGTAAGCTCAAGTACACGCTTGttaaaatggatgaatgaatggggaTGAAACAGGAAGTTGGAGCCACATCATGAAGAACCTTAATTTCTGGGTTCCTGAGCTTGCAATTTGTTTGACATAACAGATAAATGAGACAATACATTTAGCACAGTTACTATTGATACATTTTAGCATTTATGATCAACATCacatctcagggcttccctggtggctcagctggtaaagaatacgactgtaatgtgagagacctgggttccatccctgggttgggaagatcccctggagaagggaacagctacccactccagtattctggcctgaagaattcaatgggctgtatagttcatggagtctcaaagagtcagacacgactgagcaactttcacttcacttctcatttcaattttatcttatttcatgACCAGAAGATGGAGCTCCaaacatttaaacttttttttttcctcttcatagaGGTTGTGGTTTTGTTTCTTGAGTTCTGGTTCCCATTTAAACCCTTCTATTTGCATTTAGTTCTCAGATGATCAAAATCCAATTGCTGACAGAGAGCAGATAGGAGGAGTAACTATAGGGGAAGTTCACCCTTTAGTCAGATTTTTCTACCTCTGGGGACTTCCTTGTTCCATGCACTAGGTTCCTACATTTTTATCCAACTCTTCCCATCTGGAACTCCTCAAAATAGAAAAGCACACTCTAAACAGGTGCCAACATCTCATGCTGTCCTCTTGGGAGGGAAAATTCCAACCCTGCTACACCCAGCCTTTATCACTGTGTATATCCAGGAACTGGTGCGCTGTGGGAAGATGACCTGGCAGGGCTGGAATCAACACTTGGGACAGTTCTCCAGCTTCTATGATTTTCCAGAATAAATCCACAGAAGTCTTCCTCAAGACCTCTAAAGACTCAcggaaaataatgtattttctaaatttccataATAGCCACTCTATTACCATTATGTTGATATTACTAATACAGCCTATTAGTTGACCATTCATTTATTGACTctcttttttcaataaatatttattgatcaccaCTGCAAATTGCAGAAAGGTTATGGTGGGACacacgtgcacacgcacacacacctccTACTCTAAGTCCTCAGTAAATTTATTCAAGAATACACAACCTAGGAAAGCCAGGAGAGACTCAAGCAGGAACAGCATCATCTACCAGGACTCTTCCTTGGCCTTTGTTCCTTACCCTGAGGACAAAGTTGTCAGTGATTCTGTTAAGGTGCAGCAAGAAAAATTTCTTGCTTCACTAACGGCCCTATTATACTCAGGCTGACGTTTTGAAAACAATCACCAATATACACCATCGCTTAATGGAATGTTAAATACATTTGGC
It encodes the following:
- the LOC133249806 gene encoding SUMO-conjugating enzyme UBC9-B-like, whose protein sequence is MAGIALSRLAQERKAWRKDHPFGFVAVPTKNPDGTMNLMNWECAIPGKKGTPWEGGLFKLRMLFKDDYPSSPPKCKFEPPLFHPNVYPSGTVCLSILEEDKDWRPAITIK